A window from Sinanaerobacter sp. ZZT-01 encodes these proteins:
- a CDS encoding ribose-phosphate pyrophosphokinase gives MKNGVFTDYKIFTGNSNPELAEEIAKIMGKPLGKATVTKFSDGEISVNLWETVRGIDTYIVQPTCDPVNDSLMELLIMIDAMKRASAGRINAVIPYYGYARQDRKAKARDPITAKLVADLLSSAGADRVVTMDLHASQIQGYFNIPLDHLLGMPILVKYFMEKKLDNLVVVSPDLGSVTRARNMAQPLDVPIAIVDKRRPKANVSEVMNIIGDIQDKNVLIVDDMIDTAGTLTNAANALKDLGAREVYACATHAVLSGPAIERIESSVIKECVLLNTVLIPQEKRSPKIKVLSVAPLFAEAMIRIFTNDSISKLFD, from the coding sequence ATGAAGAACGGCGTGTTCACAGATTACAAAATTTTTACAGGGAATTCTAACCCTGAATTGGCAGAAGAAATTGCGAAAATAATGGGAAAGCCTTTAGGAAAGGCAACTGTGACCAAATTTAGTGATGGAGAAATTTCTGTCAACTTATGGGAAACGGTTCGTGGAATTGATACATATATCGTTCAACCCACATGTGATCCTGTGAATGATAGTTTGATGGAGCTGCTGATTATGATTGATGCGATGAAGCGTGCATCTGCAGGCAGAATTAATGCGGTAATTCCTTATTATGGATATGCAAGACAAGATAGAAAAGCAAAAGCGAGAGATCCGATTACAGCAAAGCTTGTTGCTGATCTTTTAAGCAGCGCGGGAGCAGACCGTGTGGTAACGATGGATTTGCATGCGTCACAAATTCAAGGCTATTTTAATATTCCGCTGGATCACCTGCTTGGCATGCCGATCTTAGTAAAATATTTTATGGAAAAGAAATTGGACAACCTCGTTGTGGTTTCTCCAGATCTTGGAAGTGTAACACGGGCAAGAAACATGGCACAGCCTCTTGATGTACCGATTGCAATTGTCGACAAGAGAAGACCAAAAGCGAATGTAAGTGAAGTAATGAATATAATCGGAGACATTCAGGATAAAAATGTACTGATTGTCGATGATATGATTGATACAGCAGGAACTTTAACAAATGCGGCAAATGCGCTAAAGGATTTAGGTGCAAGAGAAGTATATGCCTGTGCAACTCATGCTGTTCTTTCAGGTCCGGCTATTGAACGAATTGAAAGCTCAGTAATTAAAGAATGTGTACTGTTGAATACTGTTTTAATTCCGCAGGAAAAAAGAAGCCCTAAGATTAAGGTGTTATCTGTGGCACCTTTGTTTGCAGAGGCAATGATTCGTATCTTTACAAACGATTCTATCAGCAAATTATTTGATTAA
- a CDS encoding DapH/DapD/GlmU-related protein, protein MSDRTNEIAEFLKREEEKQKVRWQIIIEHLKKGVVFMDWKNAYIDESVTIGEGTVIWPGAILLGNTSIGKNCVIGHNTRIEDSIIEDEVEIQNSVILESRVGSHTKVGPFAYLRPNSRIGEHAKVGDFVEVKNSTLGNHSKASHLTYIGDSDVGEHVNLGCGVVFVNYDGKNKHRSVVKDGAFVGCNTNLVSPVTVGEGAYIAAGTTVTTDVPNEALSVGRAKQKNIEGWVKKRGLLEK, encoded by the coding sequence ATGAGTGATAGGACGAATGAAATAGCTGAGTTTTTAAAAAGGGAAGAAGAAAAGCAAAAAGTGCGTTGGCAGATTATAATAGAACACCTAAAAAAGGGTGTTGTTTTTATGGATTGGAAAAATGCTTATATTGACGAATCAGTAACGATTGGCGAAGGTACAGTCATTTGGCCTGGTGCTATTTTGCTTGGGAATACTTCCATTGGTAAAAATTGTGTCATTGGACACAATACTAGAATTGAGGACAGTATAATTGAAGACGAGGTCGAAATTCAGAATTCAGTTATTTTAGAAAGTCGGGTGGGAAGCCACACAAAGGTAGGTCCATTCGCATATTTAAGGCCGAATAGCCGAATTGGGGAACATGCAAAGGTAGGTGATTTTGTAGAAGTAAAAAATTCTACATTAGGAAACCATTCAAAGGCATCTCATTTAACGTATATTGGAGATTCCGATGTCGGAGAACATGTTAATTTAGGGTGCGGCGTTGTCTTTGTAAATTATGATGGGAAAAATAAGCATCGTTCGGTCGTAAAGGACGGTGCGTTTGTTGGTTGTAATACTAATTTAGTATCGCCGGTTACAGTAGGAGAAGGCGCATATATTGCCGCCGGTACCACCGTGACAACAGATGTCCCGAATGAAGCGCTTTCTGTAGGGAGAGCAAAGCAAAAAAATATAGAAGGCTGGGTAAAGAAACGGGGATTATTAGAAAAATAA
- the mfd gene encoding transcription-repair coupling factor: MSNQVLNGKFRGLRSLVRNAKGIFNFSGVAESRVAPIVSIVTKERKGQSLIVTSSYGKAKRLAEDLSFFVSKKIYVIPEEEQSFLRYDAKSHQYLEQRLRAVTALLKGEDCIVITPISGALKPMAPKDIFSAYAVKLKIGEEAEVEELKKNLTYMGYERAPFVEAKGQYGIRGGILDIFPLDCQYPCRIEFFDTEIDSIRSFDPLTQRSQDTLEEISIYPAKHMVDIGGDALFELGAKKIEKAYQRQAKRLSEDKKERLLARKDQILECIQTGTNKQLLEAYIPYFYEKLEYIWDYMQSKRTLIADDPDRILEKLEFREGEAKEDFKVLLERGEAVPEDSAIIAGKNLLFSLYKNETVFLFTPFQKQIKGIGQLDGSFQITSKQPPVFNGRMDFLETELMRYVKLGYQVLLSCSTEERNINMRDFLSRCGLEEKVQIVSGQLVSGMEYPEEHLVIISDSDIFVHTKQKRVRKENKNAKPIKVFTDIRKGDFVVHENHGIGKFLGVEQLDIQGSKKDYLKIKYAGEDMLYVPVEQMDIIQKYVGNDGANPRINKLSSGEWKKTKAKAKAAIADMAKELLELSAARQLEKGYAFSTDSPWQKEFEDAFPYEETPDQLRCINEIKKDMEREIPMDRLLCGDVGYGKTEVAARAVFKCVADGKQAAILVPTTILANQHYYTFKNRFGNFPFQIDMLCRFRNERQQDGIVDQIRNGTMDIVVGTHRMLSKDVRFKNLGLLVIDEEQRFGVQHKEILKQLRKNVDVLTLSATPIPRTLHMSLVGIKEMSLIEEPPEERYPVQTYVMEQEDEVIREAIQKELDRGGQVYVVYNRVRGIHRIAELIQSLVPEANVAIGHGQMGEKTLEDVMIDFINGKYNVLIATTIIESGIDIPNVNTILIIDADHFGLSQLYQLRGRVGRSNRMAYAYLLYQKDKVLTEIAEKRLRSIKEFTEFGSGFRIAMRDLEIRGAGNLLGMEQSGHMMQIGYELYCKLVEDAIRELGGDVSQEEEIETSIELEVPAFIPDSYIGDELLKLQMYKKIAFLRDGEEKLEVVDELLDRFGDIPMETSNLIDIALIKSYAGKLGINRIHQEQKKLVFDFEIKNKLTADKMARLVETYGMNLLIYGGVKPSIKYNMASKDKLSETLGFLQKLLG, translated from the coding sequence ATGAGTAATCAGGTTCTGAATGGAAAATTTAGGGGATTACGTTCCTTAGTCAGAAATGCGAAGGGTATTTTTAATTTCTCAGGTGTGGCGGAAAGTAGAGTTGCGCCGATTGTCAGTATCGTTACAAAAGAAAGAAAGGGACAAAGCTTAATCGTAACCTCTTCGTATGGAAAGGCAAAGCGATTGGCGGAGGACCTGTCTTTTTTTGTTTCTAAAAAAATATATGTAATTCCGGAAGAAGAACAAAGCTTCCTTCGATATGATGCAAAAAGCCATCAGTATTTAGAGCAACGGCTGCGTGCCGTAACCGCTCTGTTAAAGGGTGAAGACTGCATTGTCATTACACCGATTTCAGGAGCATTAAAGCCAATGGCTCCGAAGGATATTTTTTCTGCTTATGCAGTAAAATTAAAAATTGGAGAAGAGGCTGAGGTTGAAGAATTAAAAAAGAATTTAACCTACATGGGCTATGAACGTGCTCCTTTTGTTGAGGCAAAAGGGCAGTATGGGATTCGTGGAGGGATTTTGGACATCTTTCCGCTGGACTGTCAATATCCGTGCCGAATTGAATTCTTTGACACAGAGATTGATTCTATACGTAGCTTTGACCCGCTGACACAGCGATCCCAGGATACATTGGAAGAAATATCGATCTATCCGGCAAAACATATGGTAGATATCGGCGGTGATGCCTTATTTGAGTTAGGTGCAAAAAAAATTGAAAAAGCATACCAGCGTCAAGCAAAAAGATTATCTGAAGATAAGAAAGAACGCCTGCTGGCTCGAAAAGACCAAATATTAGAATGCATCCAGACTGGAACAAATAAGCAACTGCTTGAAGCGTATATCCCTTATTTTTATGAAAAATTAGAATATATTTGGGATTATATGCAGAGCAAAAGGACTCTGATTGCAGACGATCCGGATCGTATATTAGAAAAACTGGAATTCCGAGAAGGAGAAGCTAAGGAAGACTTTAAGGTGCTTTTGGAACGTGGCGAAGCTGTTCCTGAAGACAGTGCAATTATCGCCGGAAAGAATTTACTGTTTTCTCTTTATAAAAATGAGACGGTTTTTCTTTTTACCCCATTTCAAAAACAAATCAAAGGAATCGGGCAACTTGACGGAAGCTTTCAAATTACCTCCAAGCAGCCTCCGGTTTTCAATGGACGGATGGATTTCTTGGAGACAGAGCTTATGCGTTATGTAAAGCTGGGCTATCAAGTGCTTCTTTCTTGTTCAACGGAAGAGCGTAATATTAATATGAGAGATTTTCTTTCTCGATGCGGGCTGGAAGAAAAAGTGCAGATTGTATCCGGTCAGCTTGTTTCCGGTATGGAATACCCGGAAGAACATCTGGTTATTATTTCTGACAGTGATATTTTCGTTCATACGAAGCAAAAACGAGTAAGGAAAGAAAATAAAAATGCAAAGCCGATTAAAGTTTTTACTGATATCCGCAAAGGTGATTTTGTTGTGCATGAAAATCATGGAATTGGTAAATTTTTAGGTGTTGAACAATTAGACATTCAAGGAAGTAAAAAAGATTACTTAAAGATAAAATATGCCGGTGAAGATATGCTGTATGTTCCGGTGGAACAAATGGATATCATTCAAAAATACGTGGGAAACGATGGAGCAAACCCTAGAATTAATAAGCTTTCCAGTGGAGAATGGAAAAAAACCAAAGCGAAGGCAAAAGCGGCAATTGCAGATATGGCTAAGGAACTTCTCGAATTGTCCGCTGCACGCCAATTGGAGAAGGGGTATGCATTTTCAACGGATTCACCATGGCAAAAAGAATTTGAAGATGCATTTCCTTATGAAGAAACACCGGATCAGCTGCGGTGTATTAACGAAATAAAAAAGGATATGGAAAGAGAAATCCCTATGGATCGTTTGCTTTGTGGAGATGTGGGCTACGGAAAGACAGAAGTTGCTGCACGTGCGGTCTTTAAATGCGTGGCAGATGGGAAACAAGCGGCAATTTTGGTACCGACAACGATTTTAGCGAATCAGCACTATTATACTTTTAAGAACCGCTTTGGAAATTTTCCGTTTCAAATTGATATGCTCTGCCGGTTTCGAAATGAGAGACAGCAGGATGGGATTGTTGATCAAATAAGAAATGGAACGATGGATATCGTAGTGGGAACACACCGCATGCTTTCCAAGGATGTACGATTTAAAAATTTAGGATTACTGGTAATTGACGAAGAACAGCGCTTCGGCGTTCAGCATAAAGAAATACTAAAGCAATTGAGGAAAAATGTAGATGTATTAACACTGTCTGCGACACCAATTCCGCGTACCTTGCACATGTCCTTGGTGGGGATTAAAGAAATGAGCCTGATTGAAGAACCGCCGGAGGAACGATATCCTGTGCAGACATACGTGATGGAGCAGGAAGATGAGGTGATAAGGGAAGCTATTCAGAAAGAATTAGACCGAGGTGGGCAGGTATATGTCGTATATAATCGTGTACGCGGTATTCACCGTATTGCAGAACTGATTCAAAGCCTTGTTCCGGAAGCAAATGTTGCTATTGGTCATGGACAAATGGGAGAAAAGACGTTGGAAGATGTCATGATTGATTTTATAAACGGAAAATACAATGTCTTAATCGCAACCACGATTATTGAGTCCGGCATTGATATTCCAAATGTGAATACCATTCTGATTATCGATGCCGATCACTTTGGATTATCTCAGCTGTATCAACTTCGTGGAAGAGTCGGACGTTCTAACCGCATGGCCTATGCGTATTTACTTTATCAGAAAGATAAGGTTTTAACAGAAATTGCCGAAAAAAGGCTTCGTTCGATTAAGGAATTTACAGAGTTTGGATCCGGCTTCCGCATTGCAATGCGAGACTTGGAAATACGAGGGGCTGGCAATCTTCTTGGGATGGAGCAAAGTGGGCATATGATGCAGATTGGTTACGAATTGTATTGTAAGCTAGTGGAGGATGCCATTCGAGAACTCGGTGGAGATGTGAGTCAGGAAGAGGAAATTGAAACTTCTATCGAGCTGGAGGTACCTGCGTTTATACCAGATTCTTATATCGGTGATGAATTATTAAAATTACAGATGTATAAAAAAATTGCATTTTTAAGGGATGGGGAAGAGAAGCTTGAAGTTGTTGATGAGCTTTTAGACAGATTTGGAGATATCCCGATGGAAACCAGCAATTTAATCGATATTGCCTTGATTAAATCATATGCAGGAAAGCTTGGAATCAATCGAATTCATCAGGAGCAGAAAAAGTTGGTATTTGATTTTGAAATAAAAAATAAATTAACTGCGGATAAAATGGCTCGTTTAGTGGAAACTTACGGAATGAATCTACTAATTTACGGAGGCGTGAAGCCTTCCATAAAATATAATATGGCGAGCAAAGATAAGCTGAGTGAGACTTTAGGCTTTCTCCAGAAACTGCTGGGATAA
- the pth gene encoding aminoacyl-tRNA hydrolase, with the protein MYIIVGLGNPGKQYENTRHNIGFITIEQLAQKHGISVTKLKHKALVGEGRISDQKVLLVKPQTYMNLSGNSVREIIEYYKEDITNLVVIYDDIDIPTGTVRIRKKGSAGTHNGMRSILYDIQSDQFPRIRIGIGGERKMPLDRYVIGGFTKEEKPLMEEAVITAVQAVECMLQKGIDKAMNEYNVKPRKEGDQE; encoded by the coding sequence ATGTATATCATTGTAGGACTGGGTAATCCAGGAAAACAATATGAAAATACAAGACATAATATTGGCTTTATTACAATTGAACAATTAGCGCAAAAACATGGAATTAGTGTGACAAAATTAAAACATAAAGCTTTGGTCGGAGAAGGAAGAATCTCCGACCAAAAAGTTTTATTGGTTAAACCTCAGACCTATATGAATCTCAGCGGAAATTCTGTTCGAGAAATTATAGAATATTACAAAGAGGACATAACAAATTTAGTTGTTATTTATGATGACATTGACATTCCCACCGGAACAGTACGTATAAGAAAAAAAGGAAGTGCGGGAACGCATAATGGAATGCGCTCTATTTTATATGATATTCAGTCAGATCAGTTTCCAAGAATTCGGATTGGTATTGGAGGAGAGCGGAAAATGCCTCTTGACCGTTATGTCATCGGAGGGTTCACAAAGGAAGAAAAGCCTTTAATGGAAGAAGCGGTTATAACTGCCGTTCAAGCCGTAGAATGTATGCTGCAAAAGGGAATAGATAAGGCAATGAACGAGTATAATGTAAAACCGCGAAAAGAAGGGGATCAAGAGTAA
- a CDS encoding peptidylprolyl isomerase: protein MKLKRWTMILLALMLVISFTACGSKADNTKVAKVGDTTITRDQLSQYISWNAYAAGYDMSQITKDSQKDYLASLMLEQMIADELVKRYCEREKLDVFVDTHDEDLKNFLKSVKENAGTMVKEQGITTDTLTTFYNSQYYAKAMYDDLKGSIEDLDEQAEAYYNANTSLFTSKDLYLTASHILVKTEEEAKEVKKELDAGKDFAKLASEKSIDPGSKDKGGELGSFKEGEMVAEFWEGAKALKVGEISEPIKSSFGYHIIKLTDRKEPGLATFEEAKTQAEDSVVNQKYQEVIGELKKEIKVEYLDKKEVQTDNNKNNSTDGKTKADEE, encoded by the coding sequence ATGAAATTAAAAAGATGGACGATGATTTTGCTGGCATTGATGTTGGTTATCAGCTTTACTGCCTGCGGAAGTAAGGCAGATAATACGAAGGTAGCCAAGGTCGGTGATACAACGATAACGAGGGATCAGCTGAGTCAATATATTTCGTGGAATGCCTATGCAGCAGGATATGATATGAGTCAGATCACTAAAGATAGCCAGAAAGATTATTTAGCATCTCTGATGCTTGAGCAGATGATTGCAGATGAGCTGGTAAAGCGATACTGTGAAAGAGAAAAGTTAGACGTATTTGTTGATACCCATGATGAAGACTTGAAAAATTTCCTGAAATCAGTAAAAGAGAATGCCGGAACTATGGTAAAAGAACAAGGAATTACAACTGATACGTTAACTACGTTTTATAATTCTCAATACTATGCAAAGGCAATGTATGATGATTTAAAGGGAAGCATTGAAGATTTAGATGAGCAAGCTGAGGCTTATTATAATGCGAATACTTCACTGTTCACTTCTAAAGATTTATATTTGACAGCAAGTCATATTCTCGTGAAAACAGAAGAAGAAGCAAAAGAGGTCAAAAAAGAGCTAGATGCAGGTAAGGATTTCGCAAAGCTTGCATCAGAAAAATCAATTGATCCAGGAAGCAAAGATAAGGGTGGAGAGCTGGGATCCTTTAAAGAAGGAGAAATGGTTGCCGAATTTTGGGAAGGCGCAAAAGCATTAAAAGTCGGTGAAATCAGTGAGCCGATTAAAAGCAGTTTCGGTTACCATATTATAAAATTGACTGACCGTAAAGAACCCGGACTGGCTACTTTTGAAGAGGCAAAGACGCAGGCAGAAGATTCTGTTGTAAATCAAAAATATCAGGAAGTAATTGGAGAATTGAAAAAAGAAATAAAAGTAGAATATTTAGATAAAAAGGAAGTACAGACAGACAATAATAAGAACAATAGCACCGATGGTAAGACCAAGGCTGACGAAGAATAG
- a CDS encoding YitT family protein, with amino-acid sequence MRVNLFQIKKIIMVLLGNAVYAFGVAAFIIPNGLITGGSTGLALFFHYQFSIPVSVFVGIFNIIMFLLGAWILGKSFALTTLVSTFFYPVILSLFQHLPFSKGLTENPILAIVYAGGMIGLGIGFVLREGASTGGMDIPPLLLNKKFGLSISIMLYVFDSGILLLQMFQASVEQVLSGILVVLIYTVVLDKVLLAGKAQTQVKIISDKYEEINEMILKTMDRGSTLLKAQTGCLRKDQYMVLTVISNRELPKLNAFIKEIDSDAFMMIDQINEVRGRGFTIEKYHKKEGFSE; translated from the coding sequence ATGAGAGTGAATTTATTTCAGATAAAAAAAATCATAATGGTTTTGCTGGGAAATGCGGTTTATGCATTTGGAGTTGCTGCATTTATCATACCAAACGGTTTAATAACAGGAGGAAGCACGGGTCTTGCTCTGTTTTTTCATTATCAATTTTCGATTCCAGTCAGTGTGTTTGTAGGCATATTTAATATTATTATGTTCCTGTTGGGGGCTTGGATATTAGGAAAAAGCTTTGCATTAACAACACTTGTCAGTACTTTTTTTTATCCGGTCATCTTATCATTATTTCAGCATCTTCCGTTTTCTAAGGGGTTGACGGAAAATCCGATTTTGGCAATCGTATATGCAGGGGGCATGATCGGGCTGGGAATTGGATTTGTATTGCGAGAAGGAGCATCAACCGGAGGGATGGATATTCCGCCGCTGCTGCTAAACAAAAAATTCGGCCTCTCTATATCGATCATGCTGTATGTATTTGACAGCGGCATTTTATTGCTCCAAATGTTTCAAGCTTCAGTGGAGCAGGTATTGAGCGGTATTTTAGTGGTCTTAATTTACACAGTGGTGCTGGATAAGGTGCTTTTGGCAGGGAAAGCGCAGACACAAGTTAAAATTATAAGCGATAAATATGAAGAAATTAACGAAATGATTTTAAAAACTATGGATCGTGGCTCCACTTTGCTGAAAGCGCAGACTGGCTGTTTGCGTAAGGATCAATATATGGTTTTAACGGTGATATCCAATCGAGAGCTTCCCAAATTGAATGCTTTTATAAAAGAGATTGACTCGGATGCATTTATGATGATTGACCAAATAAATGAAGTTCGAGGACGTGGATTTACAATTGAAAAATATCATAAAAAAGAAGGTTTTTCGGAATAA
- the spoVG gene encoding septation regulator SpoVG, producing MEITDVRIRKVNDEGKMKAVVSVTFDEEFVVHDIKIIDGQNGLFVAMPSRKMGEGDFRDIAHPLMSETRNKIKNAIFEEYNRILGEKTDDFYDERQKVMQS from the coding sequence ATGGAAATAACTGATGTGAGGATTCGAAAGGTCAATGATGAGGGCAAGATGAAAGCGGTCGTTTCCGTCACGTTTGATGAAGAATTTGTAGTACATGACATTAAAATTATTGACGGACAAAATGGATTGTTTGTGGCCATGCCAAGCAGAAAAATGGGTGAAGGCGATTTTCGAGATATTGCACATCCATTGATGTCGGAAACCAGAAATAAAATCAAGAATGCTATCTTCGAAGAATACAATCGTATCCTAGGAGAGAAGACAGATGATTTTTATGATGAACGGCAAAAGGTAATGCAATCCTAA